In a single window of the Novosphingobium sp. IK01 genome:
- a CDS encoding FadR/GntR family transcriptional regulator, with protein sequence MSKLRLVDRAYVDILGLVEAQSLKVGDRLPSELALTRALGVSRTIVRETLARLGSDGVVEARPGAGSYLVRVPSRLLSRHMAASDLPAALGTYEVRFVLEAEAARLAAQRRSLDDLAEITACLDALRKALLSSGRADAEDIALHRAIARATGNAAFLDSFDAIQSGVAKIMRAGIDISRDVCAIEAMIREHEDIVAAIRNSDPERAALSMRWHLAEGRNRLML encoded by the coding sequence ATGTCGAAGCTGCGTCTGGTCGATCGGGCCTATGTCGACATTCTGGGGCTTGTCGAGGCCCAGTCGCTCAAGGTTGGCGACAGGCTTCCCTCAGAACTGGCCCTGACCCGCGCGCTGGGCGTTTCGCGCACGATTGTCCGCGAGACGCTGGCCCGCCTCGGCTCGGACGGAGTGGTCGAGGCAAGGCCGGGCGCCGGGTCCTATCTCGTGCGCGTGCCTTCGCGCCTGCTGTCACGGCACATGGCTGCCAGCGACCTGCCCGCCGCGCTGGGGACGTATGAAGTGCGCTTCGTGCTCGAAGCCGAAGCCGCGCGGCTGGCCGCCCAGCGCCGCTCGCTCGATGATCTGGCCGAGATCACGGCCTGCCTCGACGCGTTGCGCAAGGCTCTGCTTTCGAGCGGGCGGGCCGATGCCGAAGACATCGCGCTCCACCGCGCGATTGCCCGAGCCACGGGCAATGCTGCCTTCCTCGACAGCTTCGATGCGATCCAGTCGGGCGTCGCGAAGATCATGCGTGCAGGCATCGACATCTCGCGCGATGTCTGCGCGATCGAGGCCATGATCCGCGAGCACGAGGACATCGTGGCCGCCATCCGCAACAGCGATCCCGAGCGTGCGGCGCTCTCGATGCGCTGGCATCTGGCAGAGGGCCGCAACCGCCTGATGCTGTAA
- a CDS encoding UxaA family hydrolase produces the protein MSQLVQTVPDALQIAPGDDVAVALRPLRAGATVDVGAGEGARRVTLREAIPAGHKFALAPLEQGAPVHRYGARIGLASAAIAQGAHVHSHNLKTALGGELAYAPSPRTAPAAPVADARGADAPGFMGFARADGSVGTRNEVWILPTVGCVGRLGERLAQRGTAMVDLMRRTSLPGLSIDGVHAFNHPFGCSQLGADLDGTAAILAALASNPNAGGVLLLGLGCESNQLDALLARIPPARRKRLRVLRAQSESDEFAAGEAHLAELLSIMAQDRRTPVPLSGLRLGVKCGGSDAMSGLTANPLIGRMTDAVTQAGGSAILTEIPEMFGAETLLLERTTSPEVFGKLSTLVNRFKRYFLDHGEPVSENPSPGNIAGGITTLEEKSLGAVQKGGQAPVCDVIDYGGQIATSGLTVLEAPGNDAVSTTALAAAGATITLFSTGRGTPLGSPVPTVKIASNAALAAHKPGWIDFDAGTVLAIGMEAAAQDLLARILAIASGEPACNERNEERAIGIWKRGVTL, from the coding sequence ATGAGCCAGCTTGTCCAGACTGTTCCAGACGCCCTCCAGATCGCACCGGGCGATGATGTGGCTGTTGCCCTGCGCCCGCTGCGCGCGGGTGCCACCGTCGATGTGGGCGCCGGAGAGGGCGCGCGGCGCGTGACCTTGCGCGAGGCGATCCCTGCCGGGCACAAGTTCGCCCTCGCCCCGCTGGAACAAGGCGCGCCCGTCCACCGCTATGGCGCCCGGATCGGGCTGGCGAGCGCGGCGATTGCGCAAGGCGCGCATGTTCACAGCCACAACCTGAAGACCGCGCTGGGCGGCGAACTGGCCTATGCCCCCTCCCCCCGCACCGCGCCCGCCGCGCCGGTTGCCGATGCGCGGGGGGCTGATGCCCCCGGCTTCATGGGCTTTGCCCGCGCCGATGGATCGGTGGGCACGCGCAACGAGGTGTGGATACTGCCCACGGTGGGCTGTGTGGGCCGTCTGGGCGAGCGGCTGGCCCAGCGCGGGACGGCCATGGTCGACCTCATGCGGCGCACCTCCTTGCCGGGTCTGTCGATCGACGGGGTTCATGCGTTCAACCATCCGTTCGGCTGCTCGCAACTGGGCGCCGACCTCGACGGGACCGCCGCCATTCTGGCCGCGCTGGCCAGCAATCCCAATGCGGGCGGTGTGCTGCTGCTCGGGCTGGGGTGCGAATCCAACCAGCTCGACGCGCTGCTGGCGCGCATTCCCCCGGCCCGGAGGAAGCGCTTGCGGGTCTTGCGCGCGCAATCGGAAAGCGATGAATTCGCCGCCGGGGAAGCCCATCTGGCCGAACTGCTGTCGATCATGGCGCAGGACCGGCGCACCCCCGTCCCGCTTTCGGGCTTGCGCCTCGGGGTCAAATGCGGCGGCTCGGACGCGATGAGCGGGTTGACCGCCAACCCCCTGATCGGCCGGATGACCGACGCGGTGACGCAGGCGGGCGGCAGCGCGATCCTGACCGAAATTCCCGAGATGTTCGGCGCCGAAACCCTGCTGCTCGAACGCACGACCAGCCCGGAGGTGTTTGGCAAGCTGTCCACGCTGGTCAACCGCTTCAAGCGCTACTTCCTCGACCATGGCGAGCCGGTCTCGGAAAACCCCAGCCCCGGCAATATCGCCGGGGGCATCACCACGCTGGAAGAGAAATCGCTGGGCGCAGTGCAGAAGGGCGGGCAGGCCCCGGTCTGCGACGTGATCGACTATGGCGGGCAGATCGCCACGAGCGGGCTGACCGTGCTCGAAGCGCCGGGCAACGATGCCGTCTCGACCACCGCGCTCGCCGCTGCCGGGGCGACGATCACCCTCTTTTCGACCGGGCGCGGCACCCCGCTGGGCAGCCCCGTGCCCACGGTCAAGATCGCCTCGAACGCGGCGCTGGCCGCCCACAAGCCGGGCTGGATCGACTTCGACGCGGGCACGGTCCTCGCCATCGGCATGGAGGCCGCCGCGCAAGACCTGCTCGCGCGCATCCTGGCCATCGCCAGCGGCGAACCGGCCTGCAACGAGCGCAACGAGGAACGCGCCATCGGCATCTGGAAGCGCGGCGTCACGCTTTGA
- a CDS encoding tetratricopeptide repeat-containing sulfotransferase family protein, whose product MTQLAFETADIPGLLRDIQGAMQRGDLAGAGARVAQVLRREPDNRDGLYLDAVVRRYQDDLAGALAALDHLLALYPAHGRALQERGHCLLAQGDRAGALAAYQGAVATNAALPAAWRRLAELQEGDAADYALAQHDYLAALPPPLLGVAGMIQENRLSQAEALCRQFLQANPTHTEGMRLLAEIAQRFQVVDEAEFLLESAIAIEPDNIGARYDYARVLNKRQKFAEALDQARHLRRIDPGSMMIASLEADQNLAVGNFDAALEHYRQRVADHPRNPGYHLTLGHVLKTVDAIPEALAAYRAAYGLRPDFGAAYWSLANLKTYRFDDAELAQMEAQEQQPRTALADRYHLCFALGKALEDRGLYDRAFACYERGNRLKREEVGYDWRRLAREMQDQIDICDAGFIAALGEGGHTAPDPIFIVGLPRAGSTLLEQILASHSQVEGTMELPNILALAHKLGGRRRVGQASAYPANMADLSRDERRALGEAYVRDTAIHRKLGRPFFIDKMPNNFRHIGLIHAILPNARIIDARRSAMGCCFSGFKQLFAEGQEFTYGLEEVGRYYRDYVRLMDHWDTVLPGKVLRVQYEDVVDDLEGQVRRLLDFLGLPFEEGCIRFHQTERAVRTASSQQVRQPLYRSGVDQWEHFSAYLDPLRAALEA is encoded by the coding sequence ATGACGCAGCTTGCGTTCGAGACTGCCGATATTCCCGGCCTGCTCCGGGACATTCAGGGCGCCATGCAGCGCGGCGATCTGGCCGGGGCGGGGGCGCGGGTTGCGCAAGTTCTCCGGCGCGAGCCCGACAATCGCGACGGCCTCTATCTCGACGCGGTGGTGCGCCGCTATCAGGACGATCTGGCCGGGGCGCTGGCCGCGCTCGATCACCTTCTCGCGCTCTATCCCGCCCATGGCCGCGCCTTGCAGGAGCGCGGGCACTGCCTTCTGGCGCAGGGCGACCGGGCGGGCGCTCTGGCCGCCTATCAGGGCGCGGTGGCCACCAATGCGGCGCTGCCCGCCGCGTGGCGGCGGCTGGCCGAGCTTCAGGAGGGCGACGCGGCCGACTATGCGCTGGCCCAGCACGATTATCTGGCTGCCCTGCCACCGCCCCTGCTCGGGGTGGCGGGCATGATTCAGGAAAACCGGCTCTCGCAGGCCGAGGCGCTGTGCCGCCAGTTCCTTCAGGCCAACCCCACCCATACCGAGGGCATGCGCCTGCTGGCCGAGATCGCGCAGCGGTTTCAGGTTGTCGACGAGGCTGAATTTCTGCTCGAATCCGCCATCGCGATCGAGCCTGACAATATCGGCGCGCGCTATGACTATGCCCGCGTGCTCAACAAGCGGCAGAAATTCGCCGAGGCGCTCGACCAGGCCCGGCACTTGCGCCGGATCGATCCGGGCTCGATGATGATCGCCTCGCTCGAAGCCGACCAGAACCTTGCCGTCGGCAATTTCGACGCGGCGCTGGAGCATTATCGCCAGCGCGTGGCCGATCATCCGCGCAATCCGGGCTATCACCTGACCCTCGGCCACGTCCTCAAGACGGTCGATGCCATCCCCGAGGCGCTCGCCGCCTATCGCGCGGCCTATGGCCTGCGCCCCGATTTCGGCGCGGCCTACTGGAGCCTTGCCAACCTCAAGACCTACCGCTTCGACGATGCCGAACTGGCGCAGATGGAAGCGCAGGAGCAACAGCCCCGCACCGCGCTGGCCGACCGCTACCATTTGTGCTTCGCGCTGGGCAAGGCGCTGGAAGACCGGGGGCTCTACGACCGCGCCTTTGCCTGTTACGAGCGCGGAAACCGCCTCAAGCGCGAGGAAGTCGGCTATGACTGGCGCCGTCTGGCGCGCGAGATGCAGGACCAGATCGACATTTGCGACGCCGGTTTCATCGCCGCGCTGGGCGAGGGGGGGCACACCGCGCCCGATCCGATCTTCATCGTCGGTCTGCCGCGCGCCGGCTCGACCCTGCTCGAACAGATCCTCGCCAGCCACAGCCAGGTCGAGGGCACGATGGAACTGCCCAATATCCTGGCCCTCGCGCACAAGCTGGGCGGGCGGCGCCGGGTGGGGCAGGCTTCGGCCTATCCGGCCAACATGGCTGATCTTTCGCGCGACGAGCGGCGCGCGCTGGGCGAAGCCTATGTTCGCGATACGGCCATTCACCGCAAGCTTGGCAGGCCGTTCTTCATCGACAAGATGCCCAACAATTTTCGCCACATCGGCCTGATTCACGCGATCTTGCCGAATGCGCGGATCATCGACGCGCGCCGCAGCGCGATGGGCTGCTGTTTCTCGGGCTTCAAGCAACTCTTCGCCGAGGGCCAGGAGTTCACCTATGGGCTTGAGGAAGTGGGGCGCTACTACCGCGACTATGTGCGGCTGATGGACCACTGGGACACCGTGCTGCCGGGCAAAGTTTTGCGCGTGCAGTACGAGGACGTGGTCGACGACCTCGAAGGGCAGGTGCGCCGCCTGCTCGATTTCCTCGGCCTGCCGTTCGAGGAGGGGTGCATCCGCTTCCACCAGACCGAACGCGCGGTGCGCACGGCCAGCTCGCAACAGGTGCGCCAGCCGCTCTATCGCAGCGGCGTCGACCAGTGGGAGCACTTCTCGGCCTACCTCGACCCGCTGCGCGCCGCGCTCGAAGCATAG